From the Tachyglossus aculeatus isolate mTacAcu1 chromosome 21, mTacAcu1.pri, whole genome shotgun sequence genome, one window contains:
- the PRSS53 gene encoding serine protease 53, whose protein sequence is MSGPSAGTHKCAQCSGHPDWVGGDLCARSPPLDCKLAAARRPFCCTLPSASHSARHTVFKQLDRVRSGGGLSLSWKSWGPLGLTLSSRGCPDCGRRGLGLPEPREGVSTPGEWPWLASVRHRGKHICSGSLIAEAWVLTAAHCFDRISVADPGSWSVALGSLQRDGVDPGAKEVAVVSIQLPGGYNRYTEGSDVALLQLAPTGDPGGAASPICLPRPGHRFPFGASCWATGWGQGTERAPGTLRNLRLRLISRPTCNCLYNRLHLRPLSSPARPGMLCAGAQPGVQGPCQGDSGGPVLCQEPDGRWVQAGIVSFSTGCAREDVPVLLTNLASHTHWLQARARGATFLSQGPDVPEGRDEDSCVACGSLRGEGPHPGAPSSWPWDARLWHQGQLVCGGVLVSEEVVLTAAHCFIGRQSPEEWRVRLGEEERGLRRLALHGAYTDPRRGHDLALLVLSQPVILGPALRPLCLPYASHRLPEGGRGWTLGGAPHGAGCDWPRAVPVTILGHRACGRLPAAPGGQGVPILPEMVCGSALEEMPRCEALSGAPLVHEERGTWFLVGLHSFGNPCGGPTPPGVFTSASAHEDWVSGLAWQVYFAEEPEPEGGSCPANRSAT, encoded by the exons ATGTCCGGTCCGTCCGCTGGAACTCATAAATGTGCCCAGTGCAGTGGGCATCCTGACTGGGTTGGGGGGGACCTGTGTGCGAG gtcaccccctctggactgtaagctcgcggcGGCCCGGAGaccgttctgttgtactctcccaagcgcttcgcacagcgctcggcacaca gtCTTCAAGCAACTCGACAGGGTAAGATCTGGGGGAGGCCTGAGTTTGAGCTGGAAGAGCTGGGGGCCTCTGGGTCTGACCCTAAGTAGCAGGGGATGTCCAG ACTGCGGGCGGCGAGGCCTTGGTCTCCCCGAGCCCCGGGAGGGGGTCTCCACGCCAGGGGAGTGGCCTTGGCTGGCCAGCGTGAGGCATCGGGGGAAACACATCTGCAGTGGCTCTCTCATCGCCGAGGCCTGGGTCCTCACGGCCGCCCACTGCTTTGACAG GATCTCCGTGGCGGACCCCGGCTCCTGGTCGGTGGCCCTGGGCTCCCTGCAGCGCGATGGAGTAGACCCGGGGGCGAAGGAGGTGGCCGTGGTTTCCATCCAGCTCCCTGGGGGTTACAACCGCTACACCGAGGGCTCGGACGTGGCCCTGCTCCAGCTGGCCCCCACTGGGGACCCCGGAGGGGCCGcctctcccatctgcctccctcggCCCGGACACCGCTTCCCCTTTGGGGCTTCCTGCTGGGCCACGGGCTGGGGCCAGGGCACCGAAAGGG CCCCCGGGACTCTCCGGAACCTGCGCCTCCGCCTCATCAGCCGCCCCACCTGCAACTGTCTCTATAACCGGCTGCACCTGCGGCCCCTGTCCAGTCCGGCCCGACCGGGAATGCTGTGTGCCGGAGCCCAGCCGGGGGTCCAGGGGCCCTGCCAG GGAGACTCAGGGGGTCCGGTGCTGTGCCAAGAGCCAGATGGACGCTGGGTCCAAGCTGGCATCGTCAGCTTCTCGACCGGCTGCGCCCGGGAGGACGTCCCCGTGCTGCTGACCAACCTGGCTTCCCACACCCACTGGCTtcaagcccgggcccggggggccaCCTTCCTCTCCCAGGGCCCCGACGTCCCCGAGGGTCGCGACGAAGACAGTTGCGTTG caTGTGGCTCACTGAGAGGGGAGGGGCCGCACCCCGGAGCCCCCTCGTCATGGCCCTGGGATGCCCGGCTGTGGCATCAGGGGCAGCTGGTTTGCGGTGGGGTCCTGGTGTCTGAGGAAGTGGTGCTGACGGCTGCCCATTGCTTCATTGG GCGGCAGTCCCCGGAGGAATGGCGTGTGAGGCTGGGCGAGGAGGAGCGGGGGCTGAGGCGGCTGGCCCTGCACGGGGCCTACACCGACCCCCGACGGGGTCACGACCTGGCCCTGCTGGTGCTGTCCCAGCCCGTGATCCTGGGCCCCGCGCtaaggcccctctgcctcccctacgCCTCTCACCGCCTGCCCGAAGGAGGCCGCGGCTGGACCCTGGGCGGGGCCCCACACGGAGCAG GTTGTGACTGGCCCCGGGCAGTCCCTGTGACCATCCTGGGCCACCGGGCCTGCGGCCGACTCCCCGCTGCTCCTGGGGGCCAGGGGGTCCCCATCCTCCCTGAAATGGTCTGCGGCAGCgccttggaggagatgccccGCTGTGAG GCCCTTTCCGGGGCGCCCCTCGTGCACGAAGAGAGGGGCACGTGGTTCCTGGTTGGTCTGCACAGCTTCGGCAACCCCTGCGGGGGCCCGACGCCTCCCGGGGTATTTACGTCCGCCTCCGCCCACGAGGATTGGGTCAGCGGCCTGGCCTGGCAGGTCTACTTCGCCGAGGAGCCCGAACCCGAGGGAGGCAGCTGCCCTGCTAACCGAA gTGCCACGTGA
- the ZNF646 gene encoding zinc finger protein 646 — protein sequence MEDPPAVFGCPDCQRHFPSQPELARHRELLHRPAPAGGGDAPDEIPRPYRCGQCGRGYRHAGSLVNHRRTHETGRFPCTTCNKDFSNPMALKSHLRTHAPEGRRRRRPPRHRKAPPCGRSPTGPDRWGGTSGPREGWENHTGPGGATSSATWLAQPSPAAAAERRYKCGQCGKAYKHAGSLTNHRQSHALGVYPCAVCFKEFSNLMALKNHSRLHAQYRPYRCPRCPRAFRLPSELLGHQHAHEGEGAPWEAGEATANGHVGEDGPEEGGPDPGRVLNAAGEHAANAAAAELPEGRPEDRRPFRCADCGRTYRHAGSLINHRKSHQTGVYPCPACPKQLFNAAALKNHLRAHLKARRGAGGEEQPPPPPPPPPPPPEVASEEEEAPGTPTSAADHRPYKCHECGRAYRHRGSLVNHRHSHRTGEYQCSLCPRQYPNLMALRNHVRVHFKAARHGGSRGRERPEGGGGVPAGPEPGEPPPGEELPPIESAEETALAGGARGGRPEAGLTVAHICGRCGLLFESLEGLDRHSRTHGEQERNGTERAAPPSRVYTCRDCGKTYRHSGSLINHRQTHQTGDFSCGACAKRFHTMAAMKNHLRRHGRRRVRRLRRRAAGGGCGGGPAAGGTEPRGEEEEDRGGNRVKKEEEEEEEEARGPGSAGEDGTPAGAGEGEEKLEREEGRLPEDTEKSPGRRGKSEAPFHGGPGAAEDESDGNRAAGEAGPGQERASAGTLWSPEALNGWRETGPHTCHECGRSFRHAAGLLSHRPCHPVGIYQCSLCPKEYDSLSALRNHFQGHGPGEASPGQPFLCCLCGMIFPERVGYRRHRREAHDSPAGSRASSEEEEEEEEEGEEAGAAAAEAGEAEAAAHPTPLRVSEVELLNQLQREVEGLDGAGYGHICGCCGQTYDDLGSLERHHRSLGEVSEGAAPAAAPRRGPEAAAARRGPEAAASPPGARTESPGGPRADRPLPGTRRGPPGPRPPGQPRPFRCGQCGKTYRHGGSLVNHRKTHQTGDFACPVCARRYPNMAAYRNHLRNHPRCKGAERPPGAAPPLGDREPRKAEEEGQREGLKEEPGEKERVPPEGPGAEEREAPREAGLERPFGCELCGRTYKHAGSLINHRQSHQTGHFGCQACPKGFSNLMALKNHRRIHAEPRRFRCAECGKAFRLRKQLASHQRVHGERRGAAGCGAARRPPPPPPLPREERPFRCGQCGRTYRHAGSLLNHRRSHETGQYSCPACPKTYSNRMALKNHQRLHSESRRRRRAGRARRGGGLRAAVRCALCGKGFPGRGSLERHLREHEERSKEERKEEPAAGRGPGQPDGGDREGPADRGSGGGAEPGCDRGKEAGGGPPTRDPERAGGRRGDGMPGAAGQEPGSGDREPGGPGDRGRSGPGDPKNGPAQRSSDAARVPGPGSQPAPEPRPFCCSQCGKTYRHAGSLLNHRNTHKTGCYRCPLCPKQFSNPMAAKNHGRIHTATRRFACPDCGKAFRASRELASHRRAHGQGQEGPALALAVALALPRTEHPGGRGAEAAGDAPRDRAGPAERAGAGERPGARSGPGGEAGEERPFRCAQCGRSYRHAGSLLNHQKAHATGLYPCPLCPKLLPNLLALKNHGRTHTDPKRHRCGVCGKAFRTAARLEGHGRVHAPREGPFPCPHCPRRFRRRLSFLQHQQQLHPERRTVASTGTGVQEIHHHWQQEFRTSHLPSTCPREPGPLIPVASRLQLRSADSFSQRAGHLGFCFRF from the exons atgGAGGACCCCCCTGCCGTGTTCGGCTGCCCCGACTGTCAGCGCCACTTCCCCAGCCAGCCGGAGCTGGCCCGCCACCGAGAGCTGCTCCATCGCCCGGCCCCGGCCGGGGGCGGAGACGCGCCCGACGAGATCCCCCGGCCGTACCGCTGCGGGCAGTGCGGCCGGGGCTACCGCCACGCGGGGAGCCTGGTGAATCACCGCCGGACCCACGAGACGGGCCGCTTCCCCTGTACCACGTGTAACAAGGACTTCTCCAACCCCATGGCCCTCAAGAGCCACCTGAGGACGCACGCCCCCGAGGGCCGGCGGCGCCGAAGGCCCCCCCGCCACAGAAAGGCCCCGCCGTGCGGGCGGAGCCCAACGGGGCCGGACCGCTGGGGCGGGACGTCCGGTCCCCGGGAAGGCTGGGAGAACCACACCGGCCCCGGAGGAG CAACCTCCTCAGCAACCT GGCTGGCCCAGCCCTCCCCGGCGGCGGCCGCCGAGCGGCGTTACAAGTGCGGCCAGTGCGGCAAGGCCTACAAGCACGCCGGGAGCCTGACCAACCACCGACAGAGCCACGCCCTGGGGGTCTACCCTTGCGCCGTGTGCTTCAAGGAGTTCTCCAACCTCATGGCCCTGAAGAACCACTCCCGACTGCACGCCCAGTACCGGCCGTACCGGTGCCCGCGGTGCCCCCGGGCCTTCCGGCTACCCAGCGAGCTGCTGGGGCACCAGCATGCCCACGAAGGGGAAGGGGCGCCTTGGGAGGCGGGCGAGGCGACGGCCAACGGCCACGTCGGGGAAGACGGCCCGGAGGAGGGGGGCCCCGATCCGGGCCGGGTGCTCAACGCGGCCGGGGAGCAcgccgccaacgccgccgccgccgagctCCCGGAGGGCAGGCCGGAGGACCGGCGGCCCTTCCGCTGTGCCGACTGCGGCCGCACCTACCGCCACGCCGGGAGCCTCATCAACCACCGCAAGAGCCACCAGACGGGCGTCTACCCCTGCCCGGCCTGCCCCAAGCAGCTGTTCAACGCGGCCGCCCTCAAGAACCACCTGAGAGCCCACCTTAAAGCCCGACGCGGGGCCGGGGGCGAAGAGCagccccctccgccgccgccgccgccgccgccgccccccgaaGTCGCCTCTGAGGAGGAAGAAGCCCCCGGCACCCCGACCTCAGCCGCGGACCACCGCCCCTACAAGTGCCACGAGTGCGGGCGGGCTTACCGCCACCGGGGCAGTCTCGTGAACCACCGTCACAGCCACCGGACCGGAGAGTATCAGTGCTCGCTCTGCCCCCGCCAGTACCCGAACCTCATGGCCCTGCGCAATCACGTCAGGGTTCACTTCAAGGCAGCCCGGCACGGCGGGAGCCGGGGACGGGAGAGGcccgagggaggagggggagtcccTGCGGGCCCCGAGCCGGGGGAGCCGCCCCCCGGGGAGGAGCTGCCGCCGATCGAGAGCGCAGAGGAGACCGCCCTTGCCGGGGGAGCCCGAGGCGGCCGGCCGGAGGCGGGCCTGACGGTGGCCCACATCTGCGGCCGCTGCGGGCTGCTCTTTGAGAGCCTGGAGGGCCTGGACCGCCATTCCCGGACTCACGGAGAGCAGGAAAGGAACGGCACGGAGAGAGCGGCGCCGCCCTCCCGGGTCTACACCTGTCGGGACTGCGGGAAGACGTACCGCCACTCCGGCAGCCTCATCAATCACCGGCAGACCCACCAGACGGGCGATTTTAGCTGCGGGGCCTGTGCCAAGCGTTTCCACACCATGGCGGCCATGAAGAACCACCTGCGGCGCCACGGCCGGCGGCGGGTCAGGCGGCTCCGGCGGCGGGCGGCCGGGGGCGGCTGCGGCGGCGGGCCGGCGGCCGGGGGAACCGAGCcgcgaggggaggaggaggaggaccgagGCGGGAATCGggtgaagaaagaggaggaggaggaggaggaggaagcgaggGGCCCTGGCTCGGCTGGAGAAGACGGGACGCCGGCCGGAGCCGGTGAGGGCGAGGAAAAgctagagagggaggagggccgtCTCCCGGAGGACACAGAGAAAAGTCCGGGCCGACGCGGGAAGAGCGAGGCCCCCTTCCACGGCGGCCCGGGCGCCGCGGAAGACGAGAGCGATGGCAACCGGGCGGCGGGAGAGGCGGGGCCCGGCCAAGAGAGAGCGAGCGCTGGGACCCTCTGGAGCCCCGAGGCCCTCAACGGCTGGCGGGAGACGGGGCCCCACACGTGCCACGAGTGCGGGCGCTCGTTCCGCCACGCCGCCGGCCTCCTGAGCCACCGGCCCTGCCACCCGGTGGGCATCTACCAGTGCTCGCTGTGCCCCAAAGAGTACGACTCGCTCTCGGCCTTGCGCAACCACTTCCAGGGCCACGGGCCAGGCGAGGCCTCCCCGGGGCAGCCTTTCCTCTGCTGCCTCTGCGGCATGATCTTCCCCGAGCGGGTGGGCTACCGGCGCCACCGGCGAGAGGCCCACGACTCCCCGGCGGGGAGCCGGGCCTCctcggaagaggaggaggaggaggaggaagaaggggaagaggcgggagcggcggcggcggaggccggAGAGGCGGAGGCGGCCGCTCACCCGACTCCCCTGCGGGTCTCTGAGGTGGAGCTCCTGAATCAGCtgcagagggaggtggaggggctggaCGGGGCTGGCTACGGGCACATCTGCGGCTGCTGCGGCCAGACCTACGATGATCTCGGGAGTCTGGAACGCCACCACCGGAGTCTGGGGGAGGTTTCTGAGGGGGCGGCCCCG GCGGCGGCGCCGCGGAGGGGGCCGGAGGCGGCGGCAGCGCGGAGGGGGCCGGAGGCGGCGGCGTCTCCGCCGGGGGCGCGGACGGAATCCCCGGGGGGGCCCCGGGCGGATCGACCGCTGCCGGGAACGCGGAGggggcccccggggccccgcccccccggccagCCTCGCCCCTTCCGCTGCGGCCAGTGTGGCAAGACCTACCGCCACGGCGGAAGCCTGGTGAACCACCGCAAGACCCACCAGACGGGAGACTTCGCCTGCCCCGTCTGCGCCCGCCGGTACCCTAATATGGCCGCCTACCGCAATCACCTGCGCAACCACCCCCGCTGCAAAGGAGCCGAGCGGCCCCCGGGAGCCGCCCCCCCGCTGGGCGACCGGGAGCCCCGGAAGGCCGAGGAGGAGGGGCAGCGGGAAGGGCTCAAGGAGGAAcccggggagaaggagagggtgcCGCCGGAAGGGCCCGGCGCGGAGGAGCGGGAGGCCCCGAGGGAGGCCGGCCTGGAGCGCCCCTTCGGCTGCGAGCTCTGCGGCCGGACCTACAAGCACGCCGGCAGCCTCATCAACCACCGGCAGAGCCACCAGACGGGCCATTTCGGGTGCCAGGCCTGCCCCAAGGGCTTCTCGAACCTCATGGCCCTCAAGAACCACCGCCGCATCCACGCCGAGCCCCGCCGCTTCCGCTGCGCCGAGTGCGGCAAAGCCTTCCGCCTGCGCAAGCAGCTGGCCAGCCATCAGCGCGTCCACGGGGAGCGGCGGGGCGCCGCGGGCTGTGGGGCGGCCCGgaggccgccgcccccgccgccccttcCCCGAGAAGAGCGGCCTTTCCGGTGCGGGCAGTGCGGGAGGACTTACCGGCACGCCGGGAGTCTCCTGAACCACCGGCGGAGCCACGAGACCGGCCAGTACAGCTGCCCGGCCTGCCCCAAAACCTATTCCAACCGCATGGCCCTGAAGAACCACCAGCGGCTGCACTCGGagagccggcggcggcggcgggcgggacgggccaggcggggcgggggcctgCGGGCAGCCGTGCGCTGCGCCCTCTGCGGGAAGGGCTTCCCTGGCCGGGGCTCTCTGGAACGGCACCTGCGGGAACacgaggagaggagcaaggaggagCGCAAGGAGGAGCCGGCCGCGGGCCGGGGTCCGGGCCAGCCGGACGGCGGGGACCGGGAGGGACCGGCGGACCGGGGCTCGGGAGGCGGAGCGGAGCCGGGCTGCGACCGAG GCAAAGAGGCGGGCGGCGGGCCGCCGACCCGGGACCCCGAGAGGGCCGGCGGCCGGCGCGGGGATGGGATGCCGGGGGCGGCCGGCCAGGAACCCGGCTCCGGCGATCGGGAGCCCGGGGGACCGGGGGACCGCGGACGGAGCGGTCCAGGCGACCCGAAGAACGGCCCGGCCCAAAGGAGCTCGGACGCGGCGCGGGTCCCGGGCCCCGGCTCCCAACCGGCACCGGAGCCTCGCCCCTTCTGCTGCAGCCAGTGCGGCAAGACCTACCGTCACGCCGGCAGCCTCCTGAACCACCGCAACACCCACAAGACCGGCTGCTAccgctgccccctctgccccaagCAGTTCTCCAACCCCATGGCCGCCAAGAACCACGGCCGCATCCACACGGCGACCCGCCGCTTCGCCTGCCCCGACTGCGGCAAAGCCTTCCGCGCCTCCCGGGAGCTGGCCAGCCACCGGCGAGCCcacgggcaggggcaggaggggccggccctggccctggccgtgGCCCTGGCCCTGCCAAGGACCGAGCACCCCGGCGGGCGCGGCGCCGAGGCGGCCGGGGACGCCCCCCGGGATCGGGCCGGTCCGGCGGAGCGAGCCGGAGCCGGGGAGAGGCCGGGGGCCCGGAGCGGCCCGGGAGGGGAGGCCGGCGAAGAGCGGCCCTTCCGCTGTGCCCAGTGCGGGCGCTCCTACCGCCACGCCGGCAGCCTCCTGAACCACCAGAAGGCCCACGCCACGGGCCTctacccctgccctctctgccccaagCTCCTGCCCAACCTCCTGGCCCTCAAGAACCACGGGCGAACCCACACGGACCCCAAGCGCCATCGCTGCGGCGTCTGCGGCAAGGCCTTCCGGACGGCGGCCAGACTGGAGGGTCACGGCCGGGTCCACGCGCCCCGAGAGGGGCCCTTCCCCTGCCCGCACTGTCCCCGCCGCTTCCGCCGCCGCCTCAGCTTCCTTCAGCACCAGCAGCAGCTGCACCCGGAGCGGCGGACGGTGGCCAGCACTGGTACGGGAGTGCAA GAGATCCACCATCACTGGCAGCAGGAGTTCAggacctctcatctcccctccacgTGCCCCCGTGAGCCCGGACCTCTCATCCCAGTGGCCTCCAGACTGCAGCTTCGCTCTGCGGACTCTTTCTCCCAGAGAGCGGGACATCTGGGTTTTTGTTTCCGCTTTTAA